Proteins encoded by one window of uncultured Bacteroides sp.:
- a CDS encoding RagB/SusD family nutrient uptake outer membrane protein, producing the protein MKNYIKNTLFAGLLLSSVTACTNLDVDVKSTYTSYPSSEIATEAKMADLYYGFRGPLGRRYVEAAWLSSDEFTAVTYGANWYDGGNYVHSTLHMTNSDDAHIDWLGDIMGTITKCNQAIVDLGGDNAKDESIAKALTMRAFYHFIFMDMFGDAPILDHVVGVNEAIDRSPRADVAAFIEKDLLRAINSGGLSENVDASTYGKPTKWMAKALLVKLYLNWAVYTCGDVANYAPTLANSKLNDAVKYCDDIINSGKFNLSDSYRKKFMPNNGYQIKDFIYAMPYDNASAQGMTYARFQYWPKFNNDGGTGAGLLGISISKNAGGIFTITPEAADRFSLQGDERNDIILKDALNTYDISTFNKTTTPYMYNGQRVVLTKNITLLIPGDASMNVGDNFNGWNQGYRCIKWGIQSADYDTYGRNQSNDVPIFRYADILLMKAEAILRGATATNGDTPMSLFNQIRSYVKAPTLTTTPTLQDILDERGREFFSEMWRRNDLIRFGQFENDWGLKHVVNPAAKTQKWRRIFPIARGVMNSNTNWKQNTGY; encoded by the coding sequence ATGAAAAACTATATTAAAAATACCTTATTTGCAGGTTTGCTGCTATCATCTGTAACGGCCTGCACTAATCTGGATGTAGATGTCAAGTCTACCTATACTTCTTATCCAAGTTCCGAAATTGCAACCGAGGCAAAGATGGCGGATTTGTACTATGGATTCCGTGGCCCTTTGGGACGTCGTTATGTTGAAGCAGCATGGTTATCTTCTGATGAATTTACAGCAGTTACTTATGGTGCTAACTGGTATGACGGTGGTAATTATGTTCATTCTACGCTTCACATGACTAATTCAGATGATGCACATATCGATTGGCTTGGTGATATCATGGGAACCATTACCAAGTGTAATCAGGCAATTGTAGACCTTGGAGGTGATAATGCTAAGGATGAATCTATCGCAAAAGCTTTGACAATGCGTGCTTTCTATCATTTCATCTTTATGGATATGTTTGGCGATGCGCCTATTTTGGATCATGTTGTTGGAGTTAATGAGGCTATTGATCGTTCACCACGTGCTGATGTAGCAGCTTTTATAGAGAAAGATCTACTTCGTGCTATTAATTCCGGAGGATTGTCTGAAAATGTTGATGCTTCGACTTATGGAAAACCTACTAAATGGATGGCTAAGGCTCTTCTTGTAAAACTGTATCTAAATTGGGCTGTTTACACTTGCGGTGATGTAGCTAATTATGCGCCTACTTTGGCAAATTCTAAACTTAATGATGCAGTGAAATACTGTGATGATATAATTAATAGCGGTAAGTTTAATCTGAGTGATAGTTATCGCAAGAAATTCATGCCGAATAATGGCTATCAGATTAAGGATTTTATCTATGCAATGCCTTATGATAATGCATCAGCACAAGGTATGACATACGCTCGATTCCAATACTGGCCTAAATTCAATAATGATGGAGGAACCGGTGCTGGTTTGCTTGGCATATCAATTTCAAAGAATGCAGGTGGTATTTTTACAATTACACCTGAAGCAGCCGATCGCTTCTCTCTTCAAGGAGACGAACGTAATGATATCATTTTGAAAGATGCGCTTAATACTTATGATATTTCAACCTTTAATAAAACCACAACGCCTTATATGTATAATGGGCAGCGTGTAGTACTTACCAAAAATATTACTTTACTCATTCCGGGTGATGCTTCTATGAATGTAGGTGATAACTTTAATGGTTGGAATCAAGGTTACCGTTGTATCAAGTGGGGCATTCAGTCTGCTGATTATGACACTTATGGTCGTAACCAAAGTAACGATGTGCCTATTTTCCGTTATGCAGATATTCTTCTGATGAAGGCTGAAGCTATTCTTAGAGGTGCAACTGCTACCAACGGTGATACTCCTATGAGTTTGTTTAATCAGATTCGTAGTTATGTAAAAGCTCCTACATTAACCACAACTCCTACTTTGCAAGATATTCTTGACGAACGTGGACGTGAGTTCTTTAGTGAGATGTGGCGTCGTAATGACTTGATCCGCTTTGGTCAATTCGAAAATGATTGGGGATTGAAACATGTTGTAAATCCTGCTGCCAAAACTCAGAAATGGCGTCGTATATTCCCAATTGCTAGAGGTGTTATGAACTCTAATACTAATTGGAAACAAAACACTGGATACTAA